AATCGCTAATCCTAAAGTGGAAAGAGCGATGATTGAGAGGCCGGTGGCATTAATCATAGCCGGTTTTTCCTCCACAGCTTCTCTAGTTGACTTTCATTCATCCCCGGCTTAACTTGTGGGTTGTACAGCATTTTGATTAACTTTTTATCTAGGGATGAATATTCGGTGATGTCTGTCCATTGTTGATAAAATATGCTGTCTGGATATTTTTCAGAATCCGCCGGCAACCCAAAGGCTTGTGTTAATTCTTCTCGAATAAGATGAGAACGTTCTTTTTGAGTGACACCTGTAGTCGAGATTAAAATCTCTGCGCCTGTGATTTGTTTGGTTTCATCCCAGTTCAACCAGAAGAATCCGCTATTGCCTGGTTGATAAGTGGGAATGAATTTCTGAAACTCTGCTTCTGGGGTAAACCTGATTCGCATATTACCAGTGTTGGGCTTAACGAATTCTATTGGTAATTTGGTCAGTAGTTCTAATTCACGGGTGACAGCTTCCAGTGTTTGTAAATCTGCGGGAGTGGGAAGACCGGCTATCTCTAGTTTTAGGGGAACCATCCATTTCTTGATTACACCCTCATTTGAACTGCCAAACTCAGATTTTAGCGCTACTTCTTTGAAATAAAGGAAAGTCTCATCTGGAGAAATGGAAGAAGTCTTAGACTGGTTGATTGGTTCAACAAAATTTGTTGGTTGCTCATTATACCAAACGGCTATTAAAACCACCAACGCCATAGTAGAAATAAGTTTCATGGTTCATTGAGAGCATCGGTGATTGTTCTGGCAAGTTGTTTGGCAAGCTTTTGTTTACCCTCAGCAGTTGGGGGAAGCTGATCCGAGGCAAAGACTTCTAAAATCGTGCCATTACGTCCAACTCTTGTCACGCCATACCGGCCTCTATCAGCTTTTAAAATACCGAATTGTTTGATTAGTTTGGAATCAAAGGGGTCGTTAGGATTACCGATAACCCCAGTCCCCCAACGGCCTGGTTGACCATGAATTTCCAGAACTTGATAATTTTGAGATTCCATATCGGGAATGTCGGCAATATATTGCTCCCAAACATTCCATTTTTTCATCATGGCCGGTGAATCAGGGCGGATAACTTTCGCTCCCAGTTTCCTCTAACATGGGCTGGAGGGCTTCGACGATTAATTTATTCATTTCTTTTTCTCCAGCGGCGCCGGTTTCAGAACGGGCATAGATCCAATGGCCGGCGGATAATGCTATTTTCTTATCAGAAATAGCTTGGACATTTTGGGCAATGGTAGGTGGTGGAACCTTAGTGGAGATTGCAAAACCTAAAATCCCTAACGCACCCCATGCAATAGTCTTGGGTCTCATGGTTTGGGGGCTTTAATTGCTGTTTTCAAATGTTCATGGATTTTCCAATCTATTTTGCCATTTAGGTATCTCTCGAAATGACCATGTGGCCCTGAAGAACCAGGAAAGGTAGGGCCAATTAAACCGACAACACTTCCTTTTGGTACAAAATCACCGACTTTAAATGGCCTCACCGAATCCCGATCTAAATGAACATACCGATAAACTTCATCTGAGGAAGTTGATTTAATTCCCAGGATTCCACCAACAGGAGAATCGGGCTTGACCTCATTAACTGTCCCTTCTTCAATTGCTTTTCACCGGCCACCCCGGACTAGCACTGTAATCAACACCGGCGTGTTTTCTGGTGCAGGCTCCTAGCGGTCGGCAATCACCGGGGATACTAACAGGAATAGCCTTTTTTCCTGATAATCCAGCTAAGGGGAAAATCGGTGGGCCATGTAATAAAATTGATGATTGTTGTTTTGAAGAAGGAACTGGTGGCGGGGGAGTTGGATTTACTATTGAGCGCAATATTTGAGCCGGTGGTAAATTTTCTATTTTTTCCCAAGTTGGCGCCGGCAACAGTTGCAATCCAACCAAACAGACAATCAGAATAGCCGCGTTTTTCTCGGCAGAGTTGATTTCAACAGAACTTGGTGGAGCCGACTTCTGTGGAGGGGCTGCTGGTGGAGGTGGAGCCGATGGCGGTGATGTTGGGGGATAGTACGGCGGTGGTGGATATGAATATGGCGGTGGCGGTGATGTTGGAGGATAGTACG
This genomic window from Ancylothrix sp. D3o contains:
- a CDS encoding DUF2927 domain-containing protein, whose amino-acid sequence is MKLISTMALVVLIAVWYNEQPTNFVEPINQSKTSSISPDETFLYFKEVALKSEFGSSNEGVIKKWMVPLKLEIAGLPTPADLQTLEAVTRELELLTKLPIEFVKPNTGNMRIRFTPEAEFQKFIPTYQPGNSGFFWLNWDETKQITGAEILISTTGVTQKERSHLIREELTQAFGLPADSEKYPDSIFYQQWTDITEYSSLDKKLIKMLYNPQVKPGMNESQLEKLWRKNRL
- a CDS encoding M23 family metallopeptidase gives rise to the protein MEEGTVNEVKPDSPVGGILGIKSTSSDEVYRYVHLDRDSVRPFKVGDFVPKGSVVGLIGPTFPGSSGPHGHFERYLNGKIDWKIHEHLKTAIKAPKP